One genomic window of Citrobacter sp. Marseille-Q6884 includes the following:
- the aceA gene encoding isocitrate lyase: MKTRTQQIEELQKEWTQPRWEGITRPYSAEEVVKLRGSVNPECTLAQLGAAKMWRLLHGESKKGYINSLGALTGGQALQQAKAGIEAVYLSGWQVAADANLASSMYPDQSLYPANSVPAVVDRINNTFRRADQIQWSTGIEPNDPRYVDYFLPIVADAEAGFGGVLNAFELMKSMIEAGAAAVHFEDQLASVKKCGHMGGKVLVPTQEAIQKLVAARLAADVMGVPTLVIARTDADAADLITSDCDPYDSEFITGERTSEGFYRTHAGIEQAISRGLAYAPYADLVWCETSTPDLELAKRFADAIHAKFPGKLLAYNCSPSFNWQKNLDDKTIASFQQQLSDMGYKYQFITLAGIHSMWFNMFDLAHSYAQGEGMRHYVEKVQQPEFAAAKDGYTFVSHQQEVGTGYFDKVTTIIQGGTSSVTALTGSTEESQF; this comes from the coding sequence ATGAAAACCCGTACCCAACAAATCGAAGAATTACAGAAAGAATGGACACAACCTCGCTGGGAAGGCATTACCCGCCCTTACAGCGCGGAGGAAGTGGTGAAATTGCGTGGCTCGGTCAACCCGGAATGTACTCTGGCGCAGCTTGGCGCGGCGAAGATGTGGCGTCTGCTGCACGGTGAATCGAAGAAAGGCTATATCAACAGCCTCGGTGCGCTGACCGGTGGTCAGGCGCTGCAGCAGGCGAAAGCCGGTATTGAAGCGGTCTATCTTTCAGGCTGGCAGGTGGCGGCGGATGCCAACCTGGCATCCAGCATGTACCCGGACCAATCGCTGTATCCGGCGAACTCTGTCCCTGCGGTGGTGGATCGGATCAACAACACCTTCCGTCGTGCGGATCAGATCCAATGGTCAACCGGTATTGAGCCGAACGATCCACGCTATGTGGATTACTTCCTGCCGATCGTCGCTGATGCTGAAGCCGGTTTTGGCGGTGTACTGAACGCGTTTGAACTGATGAAATCGATGATTGAGGCTGGTGCAGCGGCCGTTCACTTCGAAGATCAGCTGGCTTCGGTGAAAAAATGTGGTCACATGGGCGGCAAAGTACTGGTGCCGACTCAGGAAGCCATTCAGAAACTGGTAGCAGCCCGTCTGGCAGCAGACGTCATGGGTGTTCCGACGCTGGTGATTGCCCGTACCGATGCTGACGCGGCAGATTTGATCACCTCTGATTGCGATCCGTATGACAGCGAATTCATCACCGGTGAGCGCACCAGTGAAGGTTTCTACCGTACACATGCGGGTATCGAGCAGGCGATCAGCCGTGGTCTGGCCTACGCGCCGTATGCTGATCTGGTGTGGTGCGAAACCTCCACCCCGGACCTCGAACTGGCGAAGCGCTTTGCTGATGCAATTCACGCTAAATTCCCAGGGAAACTGCTGGCCTACAACTGTTCGCCATCGTTTAACTGGCAGAAAAATCTGGACGACAAAACCATCGCCAGCTTCCAGCAGCAACTGTCGGACATGGGCTACAAATACCAGTTCATTACCCTGGCAGGCATTCACAGCATGTGGTTCAACATGTTCGACCTCGCACATTCCTATGCGCAGGGCGAAGGCATGCGCCACTACGTCGAGAAAGTTCAGCAGCCAGAATTTGCGGCGGCCAAAGACGGTTATACCTTCGTGTCTCACCAGCAAGAAGTGGGCACCGGTTACTTCGATAAAGTGACCACCATCATTCAGGGTGGCACGTCATCCGTTACCGCACTGACGGGGTCAACGGAAGAATCCCAGTTCTGA
- the aceK gene encoding bifunctional isocitrate dehydrogenase kinase/phosphatase yields MSRGMELLIAQTILQGFDAQYGRFLEVTSGAQQRFEQADWHAVQQAMKSRIHLYDHHVGLVVEQLRCITDGKSTDAAFLLRVKEHYTRLLPDYPRFEIAESFFNSVYCRLFDHRSLTPERLFIFSSQPERRFRTIPRPLAKDFFPDAGWEPLLMRVLSDLPLRLPWQNKIRDIHYIIEHLTETFGAAVLQRCHLQVANELFYRNKAAWLVGKLITPTGTLPFLLPIHRTDEGELFVDTCLTTTAEASIVFGFARSYFMVYAPLPAALVEWLREILPGKTTAELYMAIGCQKHAKTESYREYLLYLAGSHEQFIEAPGIRGMVMLVFTLPGFDRVFKIIKDKFAPQKEMSAAHVRACYQLVKEHDRVGRMADTQEFENFVLDKRQIDPALMALLQQEVPEKITDLGEQIVIRHLYIERRMVPLNIWLEQVEGQQLRDAIEEYGNAIRQLAAANIFPGDMLFKNFGVTRHGRVVFYDYDEICYMTEVNFRHIPPPRYPEDEMASEPWYSVSPGDVFPEEFRHWLCADPRIGPLFEEMHADLFSADYWRSLQTRIREGHVEDVYAYRRKQRFSVRFA; encoded by the coding sequence ATGTCGCGTGGCATGGAATTACTGATTGCTCAAACTATTCTGCAAGGCTTTGACGCGCAGTACGGTCGATTTCTGGAAGTGACGTCCGGCGCGCAGCAACGTTTTGAACAGGCCGACTGGCATGCGGTGCAGCAGGCGATGAAAAGTCGTATCCATCTCTATGATCATCATGTGGGTCTGGTGGTGGAACAGTTGCGCTGTATCACCGATGGCAAGAGCACCGATGCGGCGTTTCTGCTTCGGGTTAAAGAGCATTACACCCGGTTATTGCCGGATTACCCACGCTTCGAAATTGCGGAGAGCTTTTTTAACTCCGTCTACTGCCGGTTATTCGATCACCGCTCACTGACACCCGAACGTTTGTTTATTTTCAGCTCCCAACCGGAGCGCCGGTTTCGCACAATTCCTCGCCCGCTGGCGAAAGATTTTTTCCCGGATGCCGGCTGGGAACCGCTGCTGATGCGCGTACTCAGCGATCTGCCGCTGCGCCTGCCGTGGCAGAATAAAATTCGTGACATCCACTACATCATCGAACACCTGACGGAAACCTTCGGTGCAGCGGTGCTGCAGCGCTGTCATTTACAGGTAGCGAACGAACTGTTCTATCGCAACAAGGCCGCCTGGCTGGTTGGCAAGCTCATCACTCCGACGGGGACGCTGCCATTTTTACTGCCGATACACCGCACTGACGAAGGTGAATTGTTTGTTGATACGTGTCTGACGACCACGGCAGAAGCCAGTATCGTGTTTGGTTTTGCCCGCTCTTACTTCATGGTTTACGCACCATTGCCTGCGGCGCTGGTGGAGTGGCTGCGTGAGATCCTGCCCGGTAAAACTACCGCTGAGTTGTATATGGCGATTGGCTGCCAGAAACATGCGAAAACGGAAAGTTATCGCGAATATTTGCTCTATCTTGCCGGGAGTCACGAACAGTTTATCGAAGCGCCCGGAATACGCGGCATGGTCATGCTGGTATTTACGCTGCCGGGTTTCGATCGGGTATTCAAAATTATCAAAGATAAATTTGCTCCACAGAAAGAGATGTCGGCTGCTCACGTCCGTGCCTGTTATCAACTGGTGAAAGAGCACGATCGTGTTGGGCGCATGGCAGATACTCAGGAGTTCGAGAACTTCGTGCTGGATAAGCGGCAAATCGACCCGGCACTGATGGCGCTGTTGCAACAGGAAGTCCCTGAAAAGATAACCGATCTGGGCGAGCAGATTGTGATTCGCCATCTGTATATCGAACGTCGGATGGTCCCGTTAAATATCTGGCTGGAGCAGGTGGAGGGCCAACAACTGCGGGATGCGATTGAAGAGTATGGCAACGCCATTCGCCAGCTTGCCGCTGCGAATATTTTCCCCGGCGACATGCTGTTTAAAAACTTCGGTGTCACCCGTCACGGGCGCGTGGTGTTCTACGACTACGATGAGATTTGTTATATGACGGAAGTGAATTTCCGCCATATCCCGCCGCCGCGTTACCCGGAAGACGAGATGGCCAGCGAGCCGTGGTACAGCGTGTCGCCGGGGGACGTCTTCCCGGAAGAGTTTCGTCACTGGCTATGTGCTGACCCGCGTATTGGACCGCTGTTTGAAGAAATGCATGCGGATCTGTTCAGTGCCGATTACTGGCGGAGCCTGCAAACGCGCATCCGTGAAGGGCACGTGGAAGATGTTTATGCCTACCGCCGCAAGCAGCGCTTTAGCGTAAGGTTTGCATGA
- the aceB gene encoding malate synthase A — protein MNQQATTTDELVFTRPHGEQEQQILTAEAVEFLTELVTRFTPKRNKLLAARIKQQQDIDDGKLPGFISETASIREGDWKIRGIPDDLQDRRVEITGPVERKMVINALNANVKVFMADFEDSLAPEWSKVIDGQINLRDAVNGTISYTNEAGKIYQLNPDPALLICRVRGLHLPEKHVTWRDEAIPGSLFDFALYFFHNYKALLAKGSGPYFYLPKTQAWQEAAWWSEVFSYAEDRFNLPRGTIKATLLIETLPAVFQMDEILHALRDHIVGLNCGRWDYIFSYIKTLKNHPDRVLPDRQVVTMDKPFLSAYSRLLIKTCHKRGAFAMGGMAAFIPSKDAERNNQVLNKVKADKALEANNGHDGTWVAHPGLADTAMAIFNDVLGENKNQLFVTRDTDAPITAEELLAPCEGERTEEGMRANIRVAVQYIEAWISGNGCVPIYGLMEDAATAEISRTSIWQWIHHQKTLSNGKPVTKPLFRQMLAEEMLVIQDELGEHRYSSGRFDDAARLMEQITTSDELIDFLTLPGYRLLA, from the coding sequence AACAACCGATGAACTGGTGTTTACCAGGCCGCATGGCGAGCAGGAACAACAGATTCTGACTGCAGAAGCAGTGGAGTTTCTGACTGAACTGGTGACACGATTTACACCAAAAAGGAATAAACTTCTCGCTGCACGCATTAAGCAGCAGCAGGATATTGACGACGGTAAGTTGCCTGGATTTATTTCGGAAACAGCTTCCATTCGTGAAGGTGACTGGAAAATTCGCGGTATTCCTGATGATTTACAGGATCGCCGTGTAGAGATCACCGGGCCGGTTGAGCGCAAAATGGTGATTAACGCCTTGAACGCAAACGTCAAAGTTTTTATGGCTGACTTTGAAGATTCTCTGGCGCCTGAGTGGAGCAAGGTGATTGATGGGCAAATCAACCTGCGCGATGCGGTAAATGGCACCATCAGCTACACCAACGAAGCGGGCAAGATTTACCAACTGAATCCCGATCCGGCCTTATTGATTTGTCGTGTGCGTGGCCTGCACCTGCCAGAGAAGCACGTGACATGGCGCGATGAAGCCATTCCCGGCAGTCTGTTCGACTTTGCCCTCTATTTCTTCCACAACTATAAGGCGTTGTTGGCAAAAGGCAGCGGTCCTTATTTTTACCTGCCGAAAACGCAGGCTTGGCAAGAGGCTGCCTGGTGGAGTGAAGTTTTCAGCTATGCCGAAGACAGATTTAACCTGCCGCGCGGCACGATCAAAGCCACGCTGTTGATTGAAACATTGCCGGCTGTCTTCCAGATGGACGAGATCCTGCACGCACTGCGTGACCATATTGTGGGCCTCAACTGCGGTCGCTGGGACTACATTTTCAGCTATATCAAAACGCTGAAGAACCACCCGGACCGCGTCCTGCCGGACCGTCAGGTGGTGACGATGGATAAACCTTTCCTCAGCGCCTACTCACGTCTGCTGATTAAAACCTGCCACAAGCGCGGTGCCTTTGCGATGGGCGGTATGGCGGCCTTTATCCCCAGCAAAGACGCTGAACGTAACAACCAGGTGCTGAATAAAGTAAAAGCGGATAAAGCGTTGGAAGCGAATAACGGTCATGACGGTACCTGGGTTGCCCATCCGGGGCTTGCGGATACCGCGATGGCGATTTTCAACGATGTGCTGGGTGAAAACAAAAACCAGCTCTTCGTCACCCGCGATACCGATGCGCCGATCACGGCAGAAGAACTGCTGGCGCCATGCGAGGGCGAGCGCACTGAGGAAGGCATGCGTGCCAATATCCGTGTTGCCGTGCAATACATTGAAGCCTGGATCTCTGGCAACGGCTGCGTACCGATTTACGGTCTGATGGAAGATGCGGCTACCGCCGAAATCTCCCGAACCTCCATCTGGCAGTGGATCCATCACCAGAAAACGCTCAGCAACGGTAAACCGGTTACCAAACCGTTGTTCCGCCAGATGCTGGCCGAAGAGATGTTGGTCATTCAGGACGAGCTCGGCGAACACCGCTACAGCAGCGGGCGTTTTGATGATGCCGCGCGCCTGATGGAGCAAATCACGACATCTGACGAACTGATCGATTTCTTAACCTTGCCTGGCTATCGCTTACTGGCTTGA